The Metabacillus litoralis genome contains a region encoding:
- a CDS encoding DUF4176 domain-containing protein: MNEKMELKTLAMEKVAQVIDSLSNEAKIRYCVAINEFADVFLDDELVFQELYYAYKQERSSYDIQCTNGEKITYRREYDEHVIQFAQTYFCLPEKLFVLFLTSCIEIMREVLPLGTVVELNPLHFIPEHQTSSPTKVVITKRFIAPTGYQTYFPYGGAIYPVGEMKKDTTIYFTEPLITNVIHTGYKDDMEDAFLLLIKEDFIVQKNMKSIEFSAHDMKRLQLEIQSKERAGKR; this comes from the coding sequence TTGAATGAAAAAATGGAGTTAAAAACACTCGCTATGGAAAAAGTGGCTCAAGTAATTGATTCTTTATCAAATGAAGCAAAGATTAGATATTGTGTGGCAATCAATGAGTTTGCAGATGTGTTTCTTGATGATGAACTTGTCTTTCAAGAACTTTACTATGCTTACAAGCAAGAGCGATCTTCCTACGATATACAATGTACAAATGGAGAAAAGATTACTTATAGAAGAGAATATGATGAGCACGTGATTCAGTTTGCACAAACATATTTTTGTTTACCTGAAAAGCTTTTTGTCCTCTTTCTTACATCCTGTATTGAAATCATGAGAGAGGTACTACCACTAGGAACAGTTGTTGAACTTAATCCACTTCATTTTATTCCGGAACATCAAACGTCTTCACCTACCAAAGTTGTGATTACAAAGCGTTTCATAGCACCAACAGGGTATCAAACGTATTTCCCGTACGGTGGTGCTATTTACCCTGTAGGAGAGATGAAGAAAGATACAACGATTTATTTTACAGAGCCCTTGATTACAAATGTGATCCATACAGGCTATAAAGATGATATGGAAGATGCCTTTCTTCTGCTTATTAAAGAAGATTTTATTGTTCAAAAAAATATGAAGTCAATCGAATTCTCAGCACATGACATGAAACGTCTTCAGCTTGAAATCCAATCTAAGGAAAGAGCGGGTAAAAGGTAA
- the lepB gene encoding signal peptidase I produces MKASTKKEILSWVKTLALAIIIVFICRQFIFTPTSVFGESMSPTFHDADRVIVSKTSGIQRFDIIVFDAPDLEGEHYIKRVIGLPGDSIKMEDDVLSINGKEYPEEYLSENKENNTLEELTFDFTLEEITGKTKVPKDMLFVMGDNRLNSKDSRIFGFVPYDSVIGEVKFRFYPVNAVGVPE; encoded by the coding sequence ATGAAAGCTAGTACAAAAAAGGAAATTCTTTCTTGGGTGAAAACATTAGCGCTTGCGATTATCATTGTTTTCATTTGTCGACAATTTATCTTTACTCCAACGTCTGTATTTGGGGAATCAATGTCTCCTACCTTTCATGATGCGGATCGGGTGATAGTGAGTAAAACATCAGGAATACAGCGCTTTGATATCATTGTGTTTGATGCTCCAGACCTTGAAGGAGAACACTATATTAAGAGAGTAATAGGTCTACCTGGAGATTCTATTAAGATGGAAGATGATGTGCTTTCTATCAATGGCAAAGAATATCCAGAAGAGTATTTGAGTGAAAATAAAGAAAATAATACATTAGAAGAATTAACCTTTGATTTCACCCTCGAAGAAATCACTGGAAAAACAAAAGTACCAAAAGACATGCTCTTTGTTATGGGAGATAACCGCTTAAACAGCAAAGACAGCAGAATCTTTGGATTCGTTCCCTATGACTCCGTGATTGGAGAAGTAAAGTTTCGGTTTTATCCTGTGAATGCGGTGGGGGTTCCGGAGTAG
- a CDS encoding M48 family metallopeptidase, whose amino-acid sequence MENNKNLVHKHEETLFIICIIVSVFMALYLLLSIIGVFIVLAIGLLSLFSHALSMAHIQLNGVRLRENQFPELHSKVITLCQKMNLDKIPEVYVIESGGLLNAFATKVLALFGKNMVVLYSDFIDIADDSEDFDIDYIIAHELAHIKRNHIAKSILLSLSMWVPFLGTSYSRMAEYTCDRMAAYYTEKPENAINGLLVLAAGRRLYNKVNIQEYLTQYNEKRGIFAILTELLSTHPPIPKRIHEIERFTYGEPSVQLKSRTKRIVLLMFVIFVVIPTIFIGIGVGTAVVLSQFGSKLEEFFMESDYGYSYEYTPLMQAVIDADQAEVEDLLQSGEDPNEINEYEESVLMIAVDNNRGDLIPLLVEYGADPNWQDSWGWTALMTAVYDEDTASIKRLLDAGADPTLTDSEGISAVDHAYDIGNDEIIELLN is encoded by the coding sequence TTGGAAAATAATAAAAATCTTGTCCATAAGCATGAAGAAACGCTATTTATTATTTGTATTATCGTCAGTGTTTTTATGGCATTATACTTACTTCTTTCGATCATTGGCGTTTTTATTGTATTAGCGATTGGGCTATTATCATTATTCTCACATGCCCTATCTATGGCACACATCCAATTAAACGGGGTGAGATTAAGAGAAAATCAGTTTCCCGAGCTTCACAGCAAGGTTATTACTCTTTGTCAAAAGATGAATTTAGATAAAATACCTGAAGTGTATGTGATTGAATCTGGTGGACTTTTAAATGCATTTGCTACAAAAGTTCTAGCATTATTCGGGAAAAACATGGTTGTGCTATATTCTGATTTCATTGATATTGCAGACGATTCAGAGGACTTCGATATTGATTACATCATCGCTCACGAGTTAGCTCACATTAAAAGAAATCATATCGCTAAAAGTATCCTACTCTCATTATCTATGTGGGTACCATTCTTAGGCACAAGTTATTCAAGAATGGCAGAATATACATGTGACCGCATGGCAGCTTATTATACAGAAAAACCGGAAAATGCTATAAACGGTCTTTTAGTTCTAGCTGCTGGTAGAAGGCTTTATAACAAAGTTAATATTCAAGAATATTTAACGCAATACAACGAAAAACGGGGGATTTTTGCTATTTTAACTGAGCTACTATCAACACACCCTCCTATTCCAAAGCGAATTCATGAGATTGAACGTTTCACATACGGAGAACCTTCCGTACAGCTTAAAAGCAGAACAAAGAGAATTGTTCTGTTAATGTTCGTTATCTTTGTTGTTATTCCTACAATTTTCATTGGTATTGGTGTAGGAACAGCAGTTGTTCTATCACAATTTGGCAGCAAGTTAGAAGAATTTTTCATGGAAAGTGACTACGGGTATAGCTATGAGTATACTCCTTTAATGCAGGCTGTAATTGATGCTGATCAAGCAGAAGTGGAGGACCTTTTACAAAGTGGTGAAGACCCTAATGAGATAAATGAGTATGAAGAAAGTGTCCTAATGATTGCTGTTGATAATAATCGTGGAGACCTTATTCCCTTACTCGTAGAATATGGAGCAGATCCTAACTGGCAAGATAGCTGGGGATGGACGGCATTAATGACTGCTGTTTATGACGAGGATACTGCTTCTATTAAAAGATTATTAGATGCAGGTGCAGATCCTACTCTTACTGATTCTGAGGGGATATCCGCTGTTGATCATGCTTATGATATTGGGAATGATGAGATTATTGAGTTGTTGAATTAA
- a CDS encoding DUF5667 domain-containing protein produces the protein MEYKKFKKFLVCGPIASALIFSLITPAALATEGVEDQQDSAVTEETITVGDETSTSEDTTTEENVVENEEAAIDENEENTAAETETTQEEVEKGTAIDIETIEEEVEENTATDTETTEKEIQEEEPSLVPGDFFYFVKTMMEKIRLAITFDDYEEARLLADFAAERIAEANKLIAEGKSEEAEELLNAAIATQEEAANHLAESEEVAGDTIETEEAAVDTTESAEDIVEATDTQEAVAAENADESLEETEDEVEVKLANNIDSLAKALSQVKNPTAQKALMKNIQKSFAKLDKKLAKLEEKAAKFGLEDSEKSEEAEEVVAEEQTEENIADAEQPVDLNEETVEEENATEEETTAVQPVSTVTTTSVVEKQPKEEKPAQTKEVANENKQETQVKKAENKQKANEQKQEASVKKAENQQKANEKKQEAQQKANENKQKADNKNTNGDKGKDN, from the coding sequence ATGGAGTACAAGAAGTTTAAGAAATTTCTGGTCTGCGGGCCAATCGCGTCAGCACTTATCTTTTCATTAATAACACCAGCCGCATTAGCAACTGAAGGTGTGGAAGATCAGCAAGATTCAGCTGTAACAGAAGAAACAATCACAGTAGGTGACGAAACGTCAACTAGTGAAGATACTACAACAGAAGAAAATGTAGTAGAAAATGAAGAAGCAGCTATAGATGAAAACGAAGAGAATACTGCTGCCGAAACTGAAACAACTCAGGAAGAAGTAGAAAAGGGTACTGCTATCGACATCGAAACAATTGAAGAAGAAGTAGAAGAGAATACTGCTACTGACACTGAAACCACTGAAAAAGAAATTCAAGAAGAAGAGCCTTCATTAGTTCCGGGAGATTTCTTTTATTTTGTAAAGACGATGATGGAAAAAATAAGACTTGCTATAACATTTGACGACTATGAAGAAGCTCGCCTATTAGCAGATTTTGCAGCAGAACGTATTGCAGAAGCCAATAAATTAATAGCTGAAGGTAAAAGTGAAGAAGCAGAAGAACTACTTAATGCAGCAATTGCTACTCAAGAGGAAGCAGCTAATCACTTAGCTGAATCGGAAGAGGTAGCGGGCGACACTATAGAAACTGAAGAAGCAGCGGTTGATACAACAGAATCTGCAGAGGATATTGTTGAAGCAACAGATACACAAGAAGCAGTGGCAGCAGAAAATGCCGATGAAAGTCTAGAAGAAACTGAAGATGAGGTTGAAGTTAAGCTTGCAAATAACATTGACTCATTAGCAAAAGCATTATCTCAAGTGAAAAACCCTACAGCACAAAAGGCATTAATGAAAAATATCCAAAAATCATTTGCTAAACTAGATAAAAAACTAGCAAAGCTTGAGGAAAAAGCGGCTAAATTTGGCCTTGAAGATAGTGAAAAGAGTGAAGAAGCAGAAGAAGTAGTTGCAGAAGAGCAAACAGAAGAGAACATTGCGGATGCTGAACAACCAGTAGATTTGAATGAAGAAACGGTAGAAGAAGAGAACGCTACTGAAGAAGAAACAACTGCCGTACAGCCTGTGAGTACTGTGACTACAACATCAGTTGTTGAAAAGCAACCGAAAGAAGAAAAGCCTGCTCAAACTAAAGAAGTAGCGAACGAGAATAAGCAGGAAACACAAGTGAAAAAAGCAGAAAATAAGCAAAAAGCTAACGAACAAAAGCAAGAAGCTTCCGTGAAAAAAGCTGAAAACCAACAAAAAGCTAATGAGAAAAAACAAGAAGCTCAACAGAAAGCGAACGAAAATAAGCAAAAAGCTGATAATAAAAATACAAACGGTGATAAAGGTAAAGATAATTAA
- a CDS encoding NupC/NupG family nucleoside CNT transporter has protein sequence MNFLWGVMGIVFILGIAFLFSNNKKAINYRTVLGGLAIQILFAFIVLKWELGQKALNWLSTKIQDITSYTNEGVTFLFGGLIGNEGIGFIFAFQVLTVIIFFSSLISVLYYVGIMQWIVKIIGGGLSKLLGTSKSESMSAAANIFVGQTEAPLVIRPYIAKMTQSELFAVMTGGLASVAGSVLIGYSLMGVPLEYLLAASFMAAPAGLIMAKIMIPETKHAVEAQTAATAESALSEEVDDKEDEPANVIDAAARGASDGLGLALNVGAMLLAFIALIALVNGMLGGVGGWFGFESLSLEMILGWVFAPIAFMIGVPWAEALQAGSFIGQKIVLNEFVAYAAFTPEMANLSDKTNIVISFALCGFANFGSLAILLGGLGGLAPSRRPDIAKLGVRCVIAGALASLLSAAIAGMLF, from the coding sequence ATGAATTTTCTTTGGGGAGTTATGGGCATTGTTTTTATTTTAGGAATTGCATTTTTATTCTCAAACAATAAGAAAGCGATTAACTATCGTACGGTCTTAGGTGGACTTGCTATTCAAATTTTATTTGCTTTCATTGTTTTGAAATGGGAACTAGGGCAAAAAGCTCTTAACTGGTTATCTACGAAGATACAAGATATTACGAGCTACACAAATGAAGGTGTAACATTCTTATTTGGTGGTTTAATAGGAAATGAAGGGATCGGATTTATTTTTGCTTTTCAAGTTTTGACAGTTATCATTTTCTTCTCTTCGCTAATTTCAGTTCTTTACTATGTTGGAATTATGCAGTGGATTGTTAAGATCATTGGTGGTGGACTTTCAAAGTTATTAGGAACAAGTAAATCAGAATCAATGTCAGCGGCAGCAAATATTTTCGTTGGACAAACAGAAGCGCCATTAGTCATTCGTCCATATATTGCAAAAATGACTCAATCAGAGCTTTTTGCTGTTATGACAGGTGGCCTTGCATCTGTTGCAGGTTCAGTACTAATTGGATATTCATTAATGGGTGTACCACTTGAATATCTTTTAGCAGCAAGCTTTATGGCAGCTCCTGCAGGTTTAATCATGGCAAAAATCATGATTCCTGAAACGAAACATGCAGTAGAAGCACAAACTGCTGCAACAGCTGAATCAGCTCTATCTGAAGAAGTTGATGATAAAGAGGACGAACCAGCAAATGTTATTGATGCTGCAGCTCGCGGAGCATCTGACGGATTAGGACTAGCTCTAAATGTTGGTGCGATGTTACTTGCATTTATTGCGTTAATTGCATTAGTTAACGGAATGTTAGGTGGAGTAGGTGGCTGGTTCGGATTCGAATCACTTTCGTTAGAAATGATACTAGGCTGGGTTTTTGCTCCAATTGCATTTATGATTGGTGTACCTTGGGCAGAGGCACTTCAAGCTGGTAGCTTTATCGGACAAAAAATTGTCTTAAACGAATTTGTAGCATATGCTGCATTCACACCTGAAATGGCTAATTTATCAGATAAAACAAACATTGTTATTAGCTTTGCTTTATGTGGATTTGCAAACTTCGGATCACTTGCAATTCTTCTAGGTGGCTTAGGTGGTCTTGCCCCAAGCAGACGTCCAGACATTGCTAAACTAGGCGTGCGCTGTGTTATCGCCGGAGCATTGGCATCACTTTTAAGTGCTGCGATCGCTGGGATGTTGTTTTAG
- a CDS encoding TrmB family transcriptional regulator, which translates to MLQKFGFSQYESSVYEVLVSSEEPMDATSIVKYSGVPKSKVYEVISRMIEKGMILDSVSENKKYYTALPLSLAIEKLNTEFQKDLKQLENINFQKKSYYDEHVWSLKVDTSIRAQSKQLVQDAKNSIRISTWNEDLEEYLPLLIEKEKQGLDVEVLVVGSIDTPLSNIHALIPATEHQSLEHFRLIIVDEKEVIFAGMEENAWQALKTMSKPFIKIFTEFFYHDLALAKINEKHYDLLMSDPDIKNTLMKLRY; encoded by the coding sequence ATGTTACAGAAGTTTGGTTTTTCACAATATGAAAGTAGTGTTTATGAAGTTCTAGTATCTAGTGAGGAACCGATGGATGCTACTAGCATCGTTAAATATTCAGGTGTTCCAAAATCAAAGGTCTATGAAGTGATCTCACGCATGATCGAAAAAGGGATGATACTAGATTCTGTTTCAGAAAACAAAAAGTATTATACCGCGTTGCCATTATCACTTGCAATCGAAAAATTAAATACAGAATTTCAAAAAGATTTAAAACAACTAGAAAACATCAATTTTCAAAAAAAGTCATATTATGATGAACATGTTTGGAGTTTGAAGGTTGATACCTCCATTCGGGCACAAAGCAAACAGCTTGTTCAAGACGCGAAGAACTCTATTCGAATTTCAACATGGAATGAAGACCTTGAAGAGTATTTACCACTATTAATTGAAAAGGAAAAACAGGGACTAGATGTCGAGGTACTTGTAGTCGGCAGCATTGACACACCTCTATCCAATATTCATGCCCTTATTCCAGCAACTGAACACCAGTCACTCGAACACTTTCGCTTAATTATTGTAGATGAAAAAGAAGTGATTTTCGCTGGTATGGAAGAGAATGCCTGGCAGGCCTTAAAAACCATGTCCAAACCATTTATTAAGATTTTTACAGAATTCTTCTACCATGATCTTGCACTAGCAAAAATTAATGAAAAGCATTATGATTTGCTAATGAGTGATCCTGATATTAAAAATACCCTAATGAAATTAAGGTATTAA
- a CDS encoding NCS2 family permease, protein MLQRINQHFQLAENKTTIKTEVMAGFTSFFTCAYIILANPLILKDAGIPLGASVIATIVASVIGCLLMALWVNAPIIMIPGMGVNAFFSYTMVQSLGLSVQQGMLVIVLSGLFFFLVSMSSYGHKILESVPTSLKHGITVGIGLFLTFIGLQKGGIIQSSETTMLALGQLNSPVTVSTIVGIIITLILFIRNVKGSLLIGIVVTSVMTIALADGNHSSIVDFQTTNNNLFQLSELNLLQIPFWIAVFSMTMIVLFENMGLLSGMLPDMKKFPRAYKAVAISTIASGVVGTSPTIASAESAAGISEGGRTGIPAFVAAILFGLSIFAMPLIQLIPGNAVAPVLILIGALMMSSVKDIPFHDLSEGFPAFLIIICIPMTSSIADGLAFGFIVYPIVKIAIGKWRQVSPLIYVISTLFLLNVVASALLLH, encoded by the coding sequence ATGCTTCAACGAATAAATCAACACTTTCAGCTTGCAGAAAATAAGACCACCATTAAAACGGAGGTTATGGCAGGTTTTACGTCATTTTTCACATGTGCTTATATCATATTGGCAAATCCTTTAATTTTAAAAGATGCCGGAATTCCTTTAGGTGCATCGGTCATTGCCACCATTGTAGCCTCCGTTATAGGATGTTTACTAATGGCTTTATGGGTGAATGCTCCAATTATTATGATTCCTGGTATGGGAGTTAATGCTTTTTTTAGCTACACGATGGTTCAATCACTAGGGCTTTCCGTTCAACAAGGGATGTTGGTAATCGTCTTGTCAGGATTATTTTTCTTTCTTGTTAGCATGTCGTCGTATGGACATAAAATACTAGAATCGGTTCCGACTTCTTTAAAGCATGGAATTACCGTTGGAATAGGACTATTCTTAACTTTTATAGGTTTACAAAAAGGTGGAATCATCCAATCTAGTGAGACAACCATGTTGGCACTTGGGCAGTTGAATAGTCCAGTGACAGTCTCTACAATCGTAGGAATTATCATCACTTTAATTCTATTTATTCGGAATGTAAAAGGTAGTTTATTAATTGGAATTGTTGTGACTAGTGTGATGACAATTGCACTTGCTGATGGAAATCATAGTAGTATCGTGGACTTCCAAACAACGAATAATAATTTATTTCAATTAAGCGAACTGAATCTATTACAAATTCCATTTTGGATCGCTGTTTTTTCAATGACAATGATTGTTTTATTTGAAAATATGGGGCTACTTAGCGGAATGCTGCCTGATATGAAGAAATTTCCTCGTGCTTACAAAGCTGTTGCGATTTCAACAATAGCTTCAGGGGTAGTTGGGACAAGCCCAACAATTGCATCTGCTGAGAGTGCGGCAGGAATTTCTGAAGGCGGAAGAACGGGGATACCTGCTTTTGTGGCAGCTATTTTGTTTGGGTTATCAATCTTTGCTATGCCTTTGATTCAACTAATCCCTGGAAACGCCGTGGCACCTGTGTTGATTTTAATAGGGGCGCTTATGATGTCGTCAGTGAAAGACATCCCATTTCATGATCTTTCAGAGGGATTTCCTGCGTTTTTAATTATTATATGTATCCCTATGACATCGAGCATTGCGGATGGATTGGCATTCGGCTTTATTGTGTATCCGATTGTGAAAATCGCCATTGGGAAATGGAGGCAGGTTTCACCTCTAATTTATGTGATTTCAACTCTGTTTCTGTTGAATGTTGTTGCTTCAGCTTTACTTTTGCATTAG
- a CDS encoding purine-nucleoside phosphorylase: MKNSERIQETKEYIESKIKFAPTVGLVLGSGLGVLAEEIENATYINYDEIPHFPVSTVSGHQGRLVIGELKGKKVIAMQGRFHFYEGHSLDSVTYPIRIMKALGVTQLLVTNAAGGINPNFKPGDLMIINDHINMTSQNPLIGPNEDGVRFPDMSEAYSKGLRQLAKTVAERTNIKLVEGVYAGMLGPSYETPAEIKLLSVLGADAVGMSTVPEVIVARHAELEVLGISCISNMAAGISKVSLTHEEVMETTENIKAQFLLLVKEIVSEL; this comes from the coding sequence ATGAAAAATAGTGAAAGAATTCAAGAAACAAAGGAATATATCGAATCAAAAATTAAGTTTGCCCCAACAGTGGGACTAGTTTTAGGATCTGGACTTGGAGTACTGGCAGAAGAAATTGAAAATGCAACCTATATTAACTATGATGAAATCCCACATTTTCCTGTGTCAACTGTGTCAGGTCATCAAGGTCGTTTAGTGATCGGAGAATTGAAAGGGAAAAAAGTCATTGCCATGCAAGGGCGTTTTCATTTTTATGAAGGTCATTCTCTTGACTCTGTTACATATCCAATTCGGATCATGAAAGCACTTGGGGTTACACAGCTTCTTGTGACAAATGCTGCTGGAGGAATTAATCCTAATTTTAAACCTGGTGATTTAATGATCATTAACGATCATATAAATATGACCTCTCAAAATCCGTTAATCGGTCCAAATGAAGATGGCGTAAGGTTCCCGGATATGTCTGAGGCCTATTCAAAAGGATTAAGGCAATTAGCAAAAACTGTTGCGGAAAGAACAAATATAAAGCTGGTAGAAGGTGTGTATGCTGGTATGCTTGGACCTAGCTATGAAACACCAGCTGAGATCAAGCTTTTAAGTGTTTTAGGTGCAGACGCCGTTGGAATGTCAACAGTTCCAGAGGTAATCGTGGCTAGACATGCTGAGTTAGAGGTGCTTGGTATTTCATGTATAAGTAATATGGCAGCTGGTATTTCCAAAGTTTCTTTAACACATGAAGAGGTCATGGAAACAACCGAGAACATTAAAGCTCAATTTTTATTGCTAGTAAAAGAAATTGTCAGCGAGCTGTAG
- a CDS encoding amidohydrolase family protein, whose protein sequence is MKTAYINATFFSLDHDNQVYENGMMITEDQRITYIGKGKQELADVDQVIDLKGKWVLPGLVNAHSHILMTLLRGSGDDMLLKPWLETRIWPLEQRYTTEIASVSAQLGILEMLKSGTTTFSDMFNPNGIDSDVVMESIVNTGIRGAFSHTIFSMGSPEDQKSNLVEAERFAKTYKTVADGRFTTMVSPHSPYSCTTDALSESLRIATENELMIHIHVSETDYEILDIEKRYGARPVEYLRGLGIFNQPTVMAHGVVLNDEERDILKEYDVRVAHNPMSNLKLGSGIADIVSLLEKDIKVGIATDSAASNNNLDMFEEMRVAALLQKGMYKDATKLPAEKTLALATRIGAEAIGMKHTGSLEVGKKADFITIDPYDKAHLQPVSEAYSHLVYAAKGSDVCDVYIDGKQVVKEGSCLTIDEEKIIAEANRLKRELIS, encoded by the coding sequence ATGAAAACAGCTTATATTAATGCCACATTCTTTTCTTTAGATCATGATAACCAAGTCTATGAAAATGGCATGATGATTACCGAAGATCAGCGAATTACCTATATAGGTAAAGGTAAACAGGAATTAGCTGATGTTGACCAAGTCATTGACCTAAAAGGAAAATGGGTTCTTCCGGGCCTTGTTAATGCGCATTCACATATTTTAATGACTCTTTTGCGCGGTAGTGGTGATGATATGCTGCTAAAGCCGTGGTTGGAGACGAGAATATGGCCGCTTGAACAGCGGTATACGACTGAGATTGCTTCTGTCAGTGCTCAGCTTGGGATTCTAGAAATGCTAAAATCAGGGACGACAACATTCTCGGATATGTTTAACCCGAATGGAATTGATTCTGATGTGGTAATGGAATCCATAGTGAATACAGGGATTCGAGGCGCTTTTTCTCATACAATCTTTAGCATGGGCTCCCCTGAAGATCAAAAAAGCAATTTAGTAGAAGCCGAGCGTTTTGCTAAAACATACAAAACTGTCGCAGATGGACGGTTTACGACAATGGTTTCACCGCACAGTCCTTATTCGTGTACAACAGATGCTCTATCAGAAAGCCTTAGGATTGCCACAGAAAACGAGTTAATGATCCACATTCATGTATCTGAAACAGATTATGAAATTTTGGATATTGAAAAACGATACGGAGCTCGTCCTGTTGAATATCTTCGAGGCTTGGGGATATTTAATCAGCCAACTGTAATGGCACATGGAGTGGTCCTTAATGATGAGGAAAGAGACATTTTAAAAGAATATGATGTAAGAGTTGCTCATAATCCAATGAGTAATTTGAAGCTAGGATCAGGGATTGCGGATATTGTTAGTCTGCTAGAAAAAGATATCAAAGTGGGAATTGCGACTGATAGTGCGGCTTCCAACAACAACTTGGATATGTTTGAGGAAATGAGAGTGGCTGCTTTACTTCAAAAAGGAATGTATAAAGATGCAACGAAGCTACCTGCTGAGAAAACATTAGCTTTAGCGACAAGAATCGGAGCAGAAGCGATTGGAATGAAGCATACAGGTTCCTTAGAAGTTGGAAAAAAAGCTGACTTTATCACGATTGATCCTTATGACAAAGCCCATTTACAACCAGTTAGTGAGGCATATTCGCATTTAGTATACGCAGCTAAGGGAAGCGATGTTTGTGATGTGTATATTGACGGCAAACAAGTCGTGAAAGAGGGAAGCTGCTTAACGATTGATGAAGAAAAAATAATAGCAGAAGCAAATCGGTTAAAAAGAGAACTTATTAGCTAA